A stretch of DNA from Oxyura jamaicensis isolate SHBP4307 breed ruddy duck chromosome 18, BPBGC_Ojam_1.0, whole genome shotgun sequence:
TGCCGTTCGGTCCAAGGGGAACTGCATTTCGTTTAGTCACGTGGGTGCTCAAATCATTTCTAGCCCACGTATTGACGGAGTTTGTCTGCAAGCCTTTGCTGCAGTGTGTGCACTTGGATGCCTGCTTGGTGTACGTCTAAAAATGATGCAATTCCTGCAggcaagaaaaatgctgttacGACAAGTGCATTTCCCATGACTACCtgcttacatttaaaaatagatgttttcaCATCGTTTGTTCAGTTTCTCTGGCTCCTGGAGACTCAAATGTCTGGTCAGCTACGTAAATCCCACCGATGCTGCATTTGGCAGCACGACTGAATTCTGCTCCCttctttgaaaagcagcagggggagaattctttaaaatagctgcagcctcttcccttcctgccaCCAAGCTGACAGTAGGTCCTATGTCTTTCCAGGTGAACAACATGCCCATGATGGCTCTGGTGAACCCTGTTTATGACTGTCTGTTCCGACTGGCACAGCCTGACAGCCTAcggaaggaggaagaggtgaGTGCAGGGAAGAGAAGTGCTCGTGTGCTTATTGTCCAGCTAAGGACCAGCAGAAAGCACAGCCCGGGAGGGATGCAgggagggctgctgcaggggagagCTTTAAGGCCAGGCAGGAGCCTCCCTCCCCTGTATGTGCTGAAAGGAGACCTGCTGGACAAGAGgatttgcagcccagaaggaaGCAGGATGGTACTGGCTCTGACTCCCTTGCCCAGGCTGCATGTCCTCCCTTTGCATGGCTTTTTTCCCATTGCCCAAATGATGGGAGAGACCCAGCAGTCCAGCTGTTCCTCGAGGTAAGGGCTGTCCTGCATTACGCAGGTTCACCTCCTGTCGTCATGggagaaaaatgcagacaaTGACTCCCGTTTTCATAGAAACAACTGCTTTTGTAGCTGAACATCTGGAAAAGCAGCTGTCAGTCTGACCTGCTGAGGCACTGCAGGCACAGGAGGTGGTGGCAGATAGCTGCGGAGGCTGTAcctgtgcagagcagctgtCTGTGTCCTGCAGGGCCCAGTGGCACGCTGTGCCATGCTCTGTGTAGCTGCTGCTCATCTGTGGGCCTTCggagctggtgctgtgccagaTCCCAGCAGGCTGAAGAAGGCTCTGCTGGAGGTCTGCACGCATCTGGTCGGCACAGGAGGGTGCAGCAACCCGCACAGGACATAACTGAGTCACCCTGGGTGGCTGTTGAGTCTATGGACCCTTGGATGggcacttcagctttttttttttttttcctccaccttaCCTTAGCACAACCCTCCCACCCCTGTGGCCCACTgacttttccctcttctctaAAGACCCAGTTAGTGCCCATTTCCTGCAAATCTCGACTGTCTAGTTTTGGAGCATTCTTCCCTCTGTTCTTGAAGGCACCTTACTCCAGCCTCTACTTGTGGACTAATGGTCTCCTTTCAGTCCTTGTGGACATCTTGCaggaaattaacatttttctacaTGTTGCTGGtgcatttttctcctaattttgTTTGTGAGGCAGGGGAGTTCACAATGTGCTTTTCCAGCACTATTGCCAGGGCAGACATGCAGCCCCTCCGGCCTCCTGGGTCACAGCAACTTGTGGGAAGCAGAACTGTCATTTCTTGGAAATTCAGAGCAAAAGGAACAGCATGAGTTGGTCTACGAGTGACTGATGGGAACCTCCACAGAGATACGCCAAACTCCCACTACCTCTGTACTCAgctctcttttctcccttctgaaGGTGGACTGCTTGGTCCTGCAGCTCCATCGCATTGGCGAACAGCTGGAGAAGATGAACTCACAGCGGATGGATgagctcttctccctcctccgAGATGGCTTCCTTCTGCAGGAAGGGCTCAgctccctgtcccagctcctgctgctggagatcATTGAGTTTCGGGCCGCCGACTGGAAGATGACGGACGCTGCCCAGAAATACTATTACAGCGAAGTGACAGATTAACCCCTCTACAGCAGAGGGGGAGAGATGTCCCCAGCACTTTCACCAGCAAGCTTCACACCAAGTTTGAATTTCTTCTCATGTTAATGTTTTTCTAGCACTTCCTGTAAATAGGATTTATACTGGCTAGAGCCTCTGGGCACATAACTATCAGTATCAGTCTGCAACTGGTGCTAGCCTGACTTTGGATGTTTAGAGGTGGGAAGGGGTAGGGCGCATTTAACCCAGCAAGTTCTTCCACTCACTTTGTTTAACGACGCGCTGCTGCCAGCAAAAGGCAAGGAAGGCTTCTAGCTCAAACCAGCATTTTATACAAGCGTTAAGGAAAGCACAGGCTGAGAGCATTTTGGTTCAcccaagagccagcagagctgaaggaggcagaggggaaatCTTTCACAGCTCACGGTCTCAGAACAGGTTGTATCTGGTTGTCTGGGACAAGTTACAGAAAATTCTGTGGTCGGATGCCTCACAAGCAGCTCATCCAAGTGCTACGTTTCCCTCCTTCCAGCACGCTGGCAGCACCTGCATGCAGCACAGCCTTCACCACTGGTCACTGGCCACCAAGACCTGCCAcggggcagcctgcagcaggacaggtCGCTGAGCACATGTAGCTAGAAACAggttttataaattttatacaGTGACTGTTTTTTCAAAATCTAGTGAGTTTCAAATACAGTATGTTTCTTATGAGAATAAGaatgggagaggaagaaagaaaccaaaatagtttaaataaatgtgtttttttttctaataaaagttTTCCACTAACAGGTGCCctgctttctctctgcagtTGTGAGCAATACTTAAAATAGTTGCAATACTTGCTCCTGACTGAAGTGGGGACACTGTGATGTTAATTTTCTCCTCTGGTGTAGGGTGACAGACAGGGTTTACGCAGCCAGGGTAGCTGGAACACCAGTGTGAGACGCAAACAACAGAGACAAAAGTTTGGAATCAAGAAACCTTTCCCATAAAGgagcagctttatttttcctgttcacaTCCCCCACCAGATCTGTGCAGAGAATGTTGCTGATGACCAGAACCAAAAGGAACATTTTACTGCCTTTTGTACCAATCGTGCTGAGGCTGGCTGtggtatggaaaaaaaatgatccagATCTGCTCTTTCCTAGCTATACagctagaaagagaaaaatgttgctgATCACAGGAGCAGAGACTTAAAAGTCCCCAGGAAACAGGTAAGTGGAATAGAGAGATTATTCTGCAGTGTTGTTCTAACAAAAGCATCTAGGGCTCATCTTCACAGGAAACCGATTAAAAAAGCCAGAATGTCTGTGCAGGGGTCAGTAACTATTTCCAATTCCCCATTCCCCCCATCCAAACGagcacaaaggaaataaaccatGGGGGGATTGGAGAAGCTTCCCCTGGCTGAGCTCAGAAGCTGTCAGAAGGGATCTTCCACCTgtccctcttctccccagcttCCCTCAGGCAGGCAGCTCAGGGGCTCTGTTCCCCAGGCTGTTGGGGTGGTGGCAGTGCCGTGCAGCACACACGTCCTCATCGCAGAGTCCCTACCACCAGCGGAAGTGGGCGTAAGCCCGGTTGGCCTCTGCCATCTTGTGCAGCACGTGCTTCTTCTTGATGATGGGCCCTTCGTTGTTGAAGGCtaggagcagctcctgggagaGCTTCTCAGGCATCAGCATGCGCCGGTGCTTGTTCTCCCGGCACTCAGTGATTAACCACTTCATGGCCAGGAAGCGTTTCCGGTTGTCCTTCAGAGGGACTGGGACCTGGGAAAGATTAAAACCCTAAGAGTTGCTGCATGTCGAGCGGGCAGGAGCCTACTGTTCTCCAGCAGTCATACAGGTCCAGCTGGACTCCATAGATTTACACCCTGCTGTGATTCCCACGGCAACATACAGCAACCTGGAGTAAAACTAGCTCTGGTGGTCTGGTGTGATCTGTGCCAATTCACCTCGTCTGCCCATAGAAACTGGCCTTTGCtaccaaaacagaaattctCAATGGTCTTGGGTACTGCATGCAGACACGGGCCTTTGTGGGGACTTGTGGCCCATCTGGGAATTGGATGCAGGCAGCTTTGTTCTAGCAAAAGTGAGAGACAGATAGTcaccattcccctgcaccaaATGACGATGAAATGGCACCGAGTTTCATTTCTCCATCAGGTCTTAAATGCTGCAGAACCCATGTTTAGAGACAGGTTCTGCTCCTGTTTTAAATATTGCACTGTATCTAGTTAATCTTTTCTGCTACACTGACCCACCCAGGGCTTTGGGGCTTCTATTCAACGTGATGTAGCAAAGAGGATGGGACTGCTACCCCAGGATTGCCGATTCTTTTGCTGTGATCAAAAGGATCAGAGATCAGTGATCTCTGATTCCTTGGACAAATGTTTGCTGTGTACCCTACTACTCACCTAGTCAGAGAAGCAGAGCCCCATGCTGCTAAGGGAATTGCCATGCTGACAGGCTCGGGTCCTGATCTTGGACAGGGTTTCTAAGTGCTGTGTTAATCCAGATTATAAACTCGCGCTCTTTCTGAGAGGGAGAAGTGCAAGCTGAAGGGGTGGCAACCACTGCATTTATTTCCCTAGCTAATTCTCCCCCAACCAAATGTGTTCCCAGGCCCCCTCCCCTCACCTGGTAGGTTTTGCCACCTTTCGTGATGTTGCTGAGTCCAATGATGGGCTGGCAGTTTTTCAGAGCCTGGTGGAAAATGACGTAAGGGTTGCATTCGATTTTCTCCTTCTCGTCCTCTGGAGCTTTGTGGTACTTCTCCAGTTGCTTCCTCTTAATGGCCTCTAGAGTCTTGGGACAAAATCAAGAAAGGAGACATGCAGAGCAGATGGATAATCCCATTCCATGAAGTTAGATCACTTTTGCAAGCACCCCATTTACACTTGAGCCTGCAGCTCGTTTTCTAGCCCTACAGGCAACAGGCCAGACAGGGACTCTCTTACTCAAGTTTTACTTCACcctcttccagctctgcagtcaTTGCATTTGGGGTGAGGAGGGCAAGTAGCACAGACCTGGGCCAGGTACCAGGGGAGGGACAAAGTGAAGACAAGAAATGTAGGTCTGTGTTCATTAAGCATCCTCTCCTCCAAAGCCTGGAACTCAAGACCCAAGAacctgtgtgtttttgtgtcaCAAGCAATTGGCAATTTGGGGAATATTTGGACAATCTGTGTCCCCATTTCAGGGGCTGGAACAACACCAGATGAGACCACCATTACTGTAGGATAGTGCAGGGGTAAAAACTGTGTCATACAGGTGACACATTTGTGGGACTTCATTGGAAAGGTACACAGAAGATAAGTCAAGAAGAGAGTTAGAAGGAAGATCTTTTGAGAGAACGATGCTCTTAAGGGTAGACAGTTTATGCATACATAAAGTTCAAAAGATCCAAGAGACCCTGAAGAATGGAAAGTGAGAGTTCTCTGTTAAGCTATCATCACTTCATCTGTGAGCTGAACGAGGTTGAAACTTGTGCAAAGTTTACGCCTGATCACATAAAAAATGGTAACAATAATGTACATGCAGAGGGAAGCATGTTAGGATGGCACAGAAGACCTGAATTCTGGTAATTCCTAATTCCAGTGGGCTTAGCGTCCCAGCCTTTTGTTCCATATTGTTTTAACATACTAGTTAGAAGAAGCATGAGTTCTCACCTGAGACATCAGGCTTCTGGCCAGCACTTTATTTCCATTCTTCATCATCATATTGGTGAATTTGCTGTAAACACAAAGTCCAGTGCAATCTGatttaaattctcatttcatCACCTGCAGAAATAAGGTCCCCCACTTGTGATTTTCCCATGCTTAAGTCTGGGTGCTGCTAGATCTGCTTGAATCATCTCTAACCCTTACCAGTCAATAGTCGATTGACAAAGCTTTGTGGGAAAAGGTTAACCCAAACAAATTGTGATGTAAGAGAAAGCAATGTGCACCACAGCAAGTAAAGGCTGAGGAGGACAGCACAGCTCCCTAACGTTATGGTTCCATTGGACCTAGCTGTAAAAGACAATGCTTTCTCTGACCTGATCATAGGGTCGCTGAACACGGAGCAGGACACACTGGGAGGAGCTGCTTTTATGGGTTGAAGAGTCCTAagctcttgtttttccttttcttcatctgaCAACTCATCCCAAGGCTTCCGATACAATTCCTTGTTCACTTCTGGCTCTAAGAAGCTTGGGTTGTAGCGACTCCATCTCACTTGTGTCAGCCTGCAAAGAACAAGATGCGAAGGAGGGTTGAAAATCAATATATCCGATAAATCTTAGAGGGGATTTGCACTGTCATGTGAACACATCTCAGATGTGCATGTCAGATTTTAGCGGCATCTCTACCCTCACCACTGCTTCGCTCACTACAGCAGAGGCACTAATGAAGAAGGCCCACACTTGCTGCAAAAGAATCCCCACACCTCAGAGACAGCAATCCGATAGGGAGTCGCACTCTACAGCTTCAGAGGTTAAACTGGCAACTCCTGAGCTGAACGCTGGAATAACTCTTAAgtgtaacaaaagcaaagggcTCCCCTCAGGCCAGCACTGTTCTCTAGCAGTGGCTGTGCCTTGCTCCCACCCAGGTTCACTAAAataaagcagctctgcagcatcgGACAGCCCTGCCCTTGGTACTCCATGAGAGGAACCTCGCGAGGGCTGCGAGGTCCCTGCGTCTGGATGGCTTGAAGAAATACACCAGTGCTATCAGAAGGGGAACAAGAACCTTAAAATAGTTATGCATGTAAATATTTAGGAGCGGGAGGCTGTATTTCGGGCACGTTCTGGAGAAAAGCAAGGGCACCTAAGACAACCCCACGCTCCTCCAACACAGCCAGCCGCTGGTAGGGCCCGGCAGCGCCCGCAGCTCCGGCCCCAAACCCCGGCCCTCGCAAGGAAGCAGCCGGGGGGAGGCCGTTTATCGCTCATTTATCCCTACCCCGCAGCTAACGGAGCCCTCCCGCTCTTACCGGGGCAGCCAGGCCCGCAGCCGccggcccagccccgccgcGCTGGGCGCCGCCATCTTACGCCGAGCTTAGGacccggcggcggggcggagcTGGGCTCGGGGCGGGGGGAACGGCTCGGCTGCGCCTGCGGGAAAACGAATGAAACCCCTATGAAGTGCCGTCctccataaaataaaacctattgCCTGTCCCCCAGGGGTGCCCCGAGGGCTGGCTCTGCGGGGGAGTGGTAGGGGAGGGCTCGGGGGGGGGTCTGGCCCCGGTGGATGGGGGTGTCGGGTGAGGGGTGCGGTGCTTGGGCACGGAGGGCTCCGCTCTCCCTCCCGGGACACCGAGACCCCCATCCGCGGGGTGCGGAACGGGACGGCGGAGCTCGATCGTGGGC
This window harbors:
- the MRPS7 gene encoding 28S ribosomal protein S7, mitochondrial — encoded protein: MAAPSAAGLGRRLRAWLPRLTQVRWSRYNPSFLEPEVNKELYRKPWDELSDEEKEKQELRTLQPIKAAPPSVSCSVFSDPMISKFTNMMMKNGNKVLARSLMSQTLEAIKRKQLEKYHKAPEDEKEKIECNPYVIFHQALKNCQPIIGLSNITKGGKTYQVPVPLKDNRKRFLAMKWLITECRENKHRRMLMPEKLSQELLLAFNNEGPIIKKKHVLHKMAEANRAYAHFRWW